A single genomic interval of Arachis duranensis cultivar V14167 chromosome 7, aradu.V14167.gnm2.J7QH, whole genome shotgun sequence harbors:
- the LOC107458371 gene encoding protein ELF4-LIKE 1, producing the protein MDETAATTKPDWPTKAADAADGETAEVSGDEEEDKGECDREAWDTLSRSFLQAQTVLDENRTLIQKVNSNHESKIPHNMAKNVGLIRQINGNISKVLSIYSDMSTSFSGIVRQRRAASAVSAITVSGKNRGSDEDEDEESSEIDSEKLVQEKPEIVELMMAVRVHPYYLP; encoded by the exons ATGGACGAAACCGCTGCGACGACGAAGCCTGACTGGCCTACCAAGGCGGCTGATGCTGCCGACGGAGAGACGGCCGAAGTTTCCGGTGATGAAGAGGAAGACAAAGGAGAGTGTGACCGCGAGGCATGGGACACGCTGAGCCGGAGCTTCCTGCAGGCGCAAACTGTGCTGGACGAGAACCGCACGCTGATTCAGAAGGTTAACAGCAACCATGAGTCGAAGATCCCTCATAACATGGCGAAGAACGTTGGTCTTATCCGTCAGATCAACGGAAACATCTCGAAGGTTCTATCCATCTACTCCGATATGTCTACAAGCTTCTCTGGAATTGTTCGCCAGCGCCGCGCTGCGTCCGCCGTCTCTGCCATCACCGTGAGCGGCAAGAACCGCGGCAGCGACGAGGACGAAGATGAAGAAAGCAGTGAGATTGACTCGGAAAAGCTCGTGCAGGAGAAACCGGA GATTGTTGAATTGATGATGGCTGTGAGAGTTCATCCATACTACCTTCCTTAA